A genomic window from Sphingobacterium spiritivorum includes:
- a CDS encoding NHL repeat-containing protein has translation MKTYTITICLLLILTGIFSSCKKEDSVGNVQLLSYTFEPASNPGLSNRVEGTIQGNDVFIRVPNSIDINQAIPSFTVNSEKFVAFVGNTVQESGISQINLADTTTYRFSSPGGMSFYTVYALKNASFLSFGFYKEDNPDYLFKDYKATIKGLQITVDLPVDADISKLKARYTTSQGATVTVGGLAQTSGKNEQNYEQDVVFELKDEQSEAPDQFTVKVGRLTAPVWSEMNLGDVIGAARASEVKLMVSQFNNLPYLVYTLTDSNTPENRKAVVATYDSAKWVNVGPATGISDNRIDGASIDIDRNGVVYVAYKDYDGTNAQLGSVKKYENGQWSFVGNKQFTGHRVSSYFFVALDSVNTPFLGYTLGAAAAPLANRATYISKYTNGTWAGQTLSPSATGFYAKMVRGKDNHLYYVTMDLTGGTATRKPTVYKFRNGNWTVVGTPYIGPAGANSGGINIDMDIDKNGEIYVAYQVNSPSYASYVMHWNGNTWKQFGDGIAQTTSSTATRDNIAVAVHPNGTVFFAYSDNNNGLVVRTFNEDTNNWNAPTQLTSKNGDKLEMKISADGIPYLSTIIDGGVKVYRYDIPKS, from the coding sequence ATGAAAACATACACTATAACAATATGCTTGCTGCTGATCCTGACCGGGATCTTCAGCAGCTGCAAAAAAGAGGACAGCGTAGGAAATGTCCAGTTGTTATCTTATACATTTGAACCAGCTTCCAATCCCGGATTAAGCAACCGTGTAGAAGGAACTATTCAGGGCAATGATGTGTTTATCCGTGTTCCAAACAGTATTGACATCAATCAGGCCATTCCGAGTTTTACAGTTAACAGCGAGAAATTTGTAGCATTTGTAGGCAACACGGTTCAGGAAAGCGGTATCAGCCAGATCAATCTGGCTGATACGACTACTTACCGTTTCTCCTCTCCCGGAGGAATGTCCTTTTACACTGTATACGCATTAAAAAATGCTTCCTTCTTATCTTTTGGATTTTACAAGGAAGATAATCCGGATTATCTGTTCAAAGATTATAAAGCTACTATCAAAGGATTACAGATCACTGTAGATCTGCCTGTAGATGCTGACATTTCCAAATTAAAAGCCCGTTATACCACTTCTCAGGGAGCTACAGTAACGGTTGGAGGACTTGCACAGACTTCCGGTAAGAATGAGCAAAACTACGAACAGGACGTCGTGTTCGAACTGAAAGATGAACAGTCAGAAGCTCCGGACCAGTTTACGGTAAAAGTAGGACGATTAACAGCACCGGTCTGGAGTGAAATGAACCTTGGAGATGTAATCGGCGCTGCACGTGCTTCAGAAGTGAAGCTGATGGTGAGTCAGTTTAACAACCTTCCTTATCTTGTATACACGCTCACGGACAGCAATACGCCTGAAAACAGAAAAGCTGTAGTAGCAACATATGATAGTGCCAAGTGGGTCAACGTTGGTCCTGCGACCGGTATATCTGACAATCGTATTGACGGCGCATCTATAGATATTGACCGCAACGGGGTTGTCTATGTAGCCTATAAAGATTATGACGGTACAAATGCACAATTGGGATCTGTCAAAAAGTATGAGAATGGACAATGGAGTTTTGTAGGCAATAAACAGTTTACAGGACACCGTGTTTCTTCTTATTTCTTTGTTGCACTGGATTCCGTAAATACACCGTTCCTGGGTTATACACTGGGAGCTGCAGCTGCACCACTGGCAAACCGTGCAACCTATATCAGTAAATACACCAATGGTACATGGGCAGGTCAGACCCTTTCCCCTTCCGCAACCGGATTCTACGCCAAAATGGTTAGAGGAAAAGACAATCACCTTTATTATGTTACTATGGATCTCACAGGCGGTACGGCTACCCGTAAACCTACTGTTTATAAATTCAGAAACGGTAACTGGACTGTGGTGGGTACGCCATATATAGGCCCGGCCGGAGCTAATTCGGGAGGTATTAATATTGATATGGATATTGATAAAAACGGAGAGATCTATGTCGCTTATCAGGTGAATTCACCAAGCTATGCCTCTTATGTCATGCACTGGAACGGAAACACCTGGAAACAGTTTGGCGATGGAATAGCACAGACAACCAGCAGTACCGCTACCAGAGATAATATCGCTGTAGCCGTCCACCCGAACGGTACTGTATTTTTTGCTTACTCGGACAATAACAACGGTCTGGTAGTACGCACATTTAATGAAGATACCAATAACTGGAATGCTCCTACTCAGCTTACCTCTAAAAACGGAGATAAACTGGAAATGAAAATTTCAGCAGATGGAATTCCTTACCTCTCCACAATTATTGACGGAGGCGTCAAGGTGTACCGATATGATATACCTAAAAGTTAA